A part of Vigna radiata var. radiata cultivar VC1973A unplaced genomic scaffold, Vradiata_ver6 scaffold_357, whole genome shotgun sequence genomic DNA contains:
- the LOC106779210 gene encoding uncharacterized protein LOC106779210, with translation MRTWMNNRDVHNHEGEGDEGLVDVDVNVDEVLRDNIEGVVSVEVSENEESGSEGSVDIAHNQKNPYDRGLSDDEWESEFLANPDESGSEDSGHERQSYGSFGTFVMQKSMSEYKWEVGTKFRDKNEFMDAVRSYAVHGGKDLKFIKNDNKRINEIRSKALRKWNTNVTLSKARRAKIMASEKVESGFKNQFKRIHDYAHELLKCNPRSTVQVKVDSDSGLYKGELLTAIGRDPNDQMLPLAYTIVEVENKDSWT, from the exons ATGAGGACATGGATGAACAACAG GGATGTGCATAATCATGAAGGAGAAGGGGATGAAGGATTAGTGGATGTTGATGTAAATGTTGATGAAGTACTTAGGGACAATATAGAAGGGGTTGTATCAGTGGAAgttagtgaaaatgaagaaagtggaAGTGAGGGTTCAGTTGATATTGCACATAACCAGAAGAACCCGTATGACAGAGGGTTGTCTGATGATGAGTGGGAGTCAGAGTTTTTGGCCAATCCAGATGAAAGTGGAAGTGAGGATAGCGGtcatgaaaggcaaagttatgGTTCATTTGGGACATTTGTTATGCAAAAGAGTATGTCTGAATACAAGTGGGAAGTGGGAACAAAATTTAGGGATAAAAATGAGTTTATGGATGCTGTTAGAAGTTATGCAGTCCACGGTGGGAAAGATTTGAAGTTTATTAAGAATGATAACAAACGG ataaatgaaaTACGCTCAAAAGCTTTGAGGAAATGGAATACCAATGTCACACTTTCTAAAGCTCGTAGGGCAAAGATAATGGCATCTGAAAAAGTTGAAAGTGGTTTCAAAAATCAGTTCAAAAGAATACATGACTATGCACATGAATTATTGAAATGTAACCCTAGATCAACAGTACAAGTTAAAGTGGATAGTGATAGTG GATTGTATAAGGGGGAGTTATTAACAGCTATTGGAAGAGATCCTAATGACCAGATGTTACCTCTGGCATACACAATTGTGGAAGTAGAGAACAAAGATAGTTGGACATGA